A portion of the Bacillus sp. es.034 genome contains these proteins:
- a CDS encoding GGDEF and EAL domain-containing protein codes for MMFFTQNKKTVLILFITMIFLEILDFSWKTIDQPNREGSLFLHTGLVLCMLALLFILLRGNWSASKELSNSHKNLNSIFETLDVAIWSHDLKSDVLLITPGIENLYGYPLDNFYQDTLLWKKVIHPEDMPVLEERAKNLGSGQACVSIYRIIRPDGQVRWIQDRGIPTLDEDGEMISFTSVLFDITNRKESEDQYRSLVDLSPDIIAVISDQTFDYINEAGSRLIGAGSPADIINQNVSRFTGAENIRMIREKTHGSASGERFELTVYRLNGDEIELEISAMPILYGGRMAIQLIGRDITNRKKAEKTIHAMAYYDSLTGLPNRNKFKQHLSGFLRDNPDQSMAILFLDLDRFKVINDTKGHSTGDAILGKVAFRLKKVVNDKGIVFRQGGDEFIIILSNMSEGEVAETTKEILQSFINPIFIQEQEFFVTPSIGISMYPKDGKDQESLIKHADTAMYLAKEQGKNNYQFYYPELEKASSRNMEIENGLRKVLEFDQLCLYFQPKVDLDTRHIIGVEALIRWPHPALGMVSPAEFIPLAEETGLIVPIGEWVLREACKQSKEWEETGMGIIPVAVNISVRQIKDSGFVEMVKGILAEYEFNPDRLELEITESIMQDFEISTNVLNELKKVGVMISMDDFGTGYSSLNNLRHLPIDSIKIDKSFVDDIMEDSNQVSIVKAIIDMSQNMNFTTIAEGIETENQMLFLKRNGCQVGQGYHFSRPLPASELELSSIGVKTKHVNMT; via the coding sequence ATGATGTTTTTTACACAAAATAAGAAAACAGTCCTCATCCTTTTTATCACCATGATCTTCTTGGAAATCCTCGATTTTTCATGGAAGACAATCGATCAACCTAACAGGGAAGGGTCGCTATTTCTTCACACAGGTTTAGTGCTCTGTATGCTTGCTCTATTGTTCATCCTCTTGAGGGGGAATTGGAGTGCTTCAAAGGAATTATCCAACAGTCATAAGAATTTAAACAGCATTTTTGAAACGCTGGATGTGGCCATCTGGTCCCATGATTTGAAATCAGATGTTCTCTTGATCACTCCGGGCATTGAAAATTTGTATGGATATCCCTTGGATAATTTCTATCAGGATACACTTCTGTGGAAAAAAGTGATTCATCCTGAAGACATGCCGGTATTGGAAGAAAGGGCGAAGAATCTTGGTTCCGGCCAGGCATGTGTGAGCATTTACCGGATCATTAGGCCGGATGGCCAGGTTCGCTGGATACAGGACCGTGGCATCCCGACCTTGGATGAAGACGGGGAAATGATTTCTTTTACGAGTGTGTTGTTTGATATCACCAACCGCAAGGAGAGTGAAGATCAATATCGCAGTTTAGTCGATTTGTCACCTGATATCATTGCAGTGATCAGTGACCAAACCTTTGATTATATCAATGAAGCGGGGAGCAGGCTGATAGGTGCAGGTAGTCCGGCAGACATCATAAACCAGAATGTCTCCCGATTTACCGGTGCTGAAAATATCAGGATGATTAGGGAAAAGACCCATGGCTCAGCCTCAGGTGAACGTTTTGAACTGACCGTTTACCGCCTTAACGGTGATGAGATAGAGTTGGAGATTTCCGCCATGCCCATTTTGTATGGAGGAAGGATGGCTATTCAATTGATCGGCCGGGATATCACCAATCGGAAGAAAGCAGAGAAGACGATTCATGCCATGGCCTATTATGATTCACTGACAGGTCTTCCGAATCGGAATAAATTCAAACAACATTTAAGCGGATTTTTGCGTGACAATCCGGATCAATCGATGGCGATTTTATTTTTGGATTTGGATCGTTTTAAGGTCATTAATGATACCAAAGGCCATTCTACTGGAGATGCCATATTGGGGAAGGTCGCCTTTCGTTTGAAAAAGGTCGTTAACGACAAGGGGATTGTGTTCAGACAAGGTGGAGATGAATTTATTATTATCCTCTCCAATATGAGTGAAGGGGAGGTTGCAGAAACGACGAAAGAGATTTTACAAAGTTTCATCAATCCGATCTTCATTCAGGAACAGGAATTCTTTGTCACCCCGAGTATAGGGATCAGTATGTATCCTAAGGATGGGAAAGATCAGGAGAGTTTGATTAAACATGCCGACACAGCCATGTATTTAGCCAAGGAACAAGGAAAGAACAATTATCAATTCTATTATCCGGAACTTGAAAAAGCATCATCAAGGAATATGGAGATTGAAAATGGATTACGAAAGGTATTGGAATTCGACCAATTATGCCTCTATTTTCAGCCGAAGGTGGACCTTGATACCCGTCATATAATTGGAGTGGAAGCATTGATACGTTGGCCTCATCCTGCATTGGGGATGGTTTCCCCGGCTGAATTCATTCCACTGGCAGAAGAGACCGGATTGATCGTTCCAATCGGCGAGTGGGTTTTAAGAGAGGCGTGTAAACAGAGCAAAGAGTGGGAAGAGACCGGGATGGGCATTATTCCTGTTGCTGTCAATATATCCGTCAGGCAGATCAAGGATAGCGGGTTTGTTGAAATGGTAAAGGGAATTTTAGCAGAATATGAGTTTAATCCGGACCGACTTGAACTGGAAATAACAGAGAGCATTATGCAGGACTTTGAAATATCGACGAATGTCCTCAATGAGTTAAAAAAGGTGGGCGTCATGATCTCCATGGATGACTTTGGAACGGGATACTCGTCATTGAATAACTTAAGACACTTACCAATTGATAGTATTAAAATCGATAAATCATTCGTAGATGATATTATGGAAGATTCCAACCAGGTTTCCATTGTTAAAGCCATCATTGATATGAGCCAAAACATGAATTTTACAACCATCGCAGAAGGCATTGAAACGGAAAATCAAATGTTGTTCCTAAAACGTAATGGATGCCAGGTTGGACAAGGATATCACTTCAGCCGGCCATTGCCTGCTTCAGAGTTGGAATTATCCTCCATCGGCGTGAAAACGAAGCACGTGAATATGACTTAA
- a CDS encoding transglutaminase-like domain-containing protein: MREKRSFLILVLCLLSSFLFVTACSDSNASSEGKKDDKREEDPYEKEVKKMNDEIGEEEPLKLTSYSEEIGVTIDEPVYKEFAANGKVSVKGEIEKYQDLRSDFAWIKVRASEEGPGGRQLEYYTPIEDGRFKQDIHFFNGEGEYSVSVQLPSKDRENYYYDTASFIVHNVNPEINRDVTLTPFGQDAELSLKTKSSYVKGNEVFSLNGEAPRLSDEDTIMLRLKKDSDNWKHVIPVKNGKFNYDVPLFYGKGVHELEVLVPDGDRENYYQTATTLLIDNESDRMMSPIEYADTYRERGVSLESPQFGGEESDGQYRIKGSIDPEAEFGPETSHIYITTKKGEDEALDVIPVEDSAFDDSFYLRFGPGTYEVTLSVPEIKEENSDYFRFFGFAKFEVESTGEDKRDLLPSRGVQSDSPEIKKQAETVTSGKTSNRDKAKAIYDYVAKNVSYDVKKYENDDFNWDDSALKTLESKTGVCQDYAYLAIAMLRASDIEARFVEGRAGGIFPGRHAWVEANLDGEWVTLDPTWGSGYLKDGKFVPAFNEDYFDPDMNEFKKTHTRTGVSY; encoded by the coding sequence ATGAGGGAGAAACGTTCGTTTTTGATTTTGGTTCTGTGTTTGTTGAGCAGTTTCCTGTTTGTGACGGCATGCAGTGACTCGAATGCCAGCAGCGAGGGAAAGAAAGATGATAAAAGGGAAGAAGATCCGTATGAAAAAGAAGTAAAGAAAATGAATGATGAAATAGGGGAAGAGGAACCTCTGAAACTCACATCCTACAGCGAGGAAATCGGTGTCACAATCGATGAGCCGGTATATAAAGAATTCGCTGCAAATGGAAAGGTGAGCGTGAAGGGAGAAATTGAAAAGTATCAAGATCTGAGATCGGACTTTGCCTGGATAAAAGTCAGGGCAAGTGAAGAAGGGCCAGGAGGAAGGCAACTCGAATATTATACACCGATCGAAGACGGCAGGTTCAAGCAGGATATCCACTTTTTCAACGGGGAAGGTGAGTATAGCGTCTCTGTGCAGCTCCCAAGCAAGGACCGTGAAAATTACTACTATGATACCGCGTCATTTATCGTTCATAATGTGAATCCTGAGATCAATAGGGATGTGACCCTGACACCATTTGGTCAGGATGCGGAACTGTCATTGAAAACGAAATCCAGCTATGTCAAAGGGAACGAAGTCTTTTCTTTAAATGGAGAGGCTCCGCGTCTCTCGGATGAAGACACGATTATGCTCAGACTTAAAAAGGATTCAGATAACTGGAAGCATGTCATCCCCGTGAAGAATGGGAAATTCAACTATGATGTTCCCTTGTTTTACGGAAAAGGGGTGCACGAGCTTGAAGTGCTGGTTCCGGATGGAGACCGAGAAAATTACTACCAGACGGCGACCACTCTTCTCATAGATAACGAGTCCGACCGAATGATGAGCCCAATTGAGTATGCAGATACGTATCGAGAGCGGGGAGTGAGCCTCGAATCTCCTCAGTTTGGGGGAGAGGAGTCGGATGGCCAATACAGGATTAAAGGAAGTATCGATCCGGAAGCAGAATTCGGCCCGGAAACGTCGCATATTTATATCACCACCAAAAAAGGGGAGGACGAAGCACTGGATGTCATCCCTGTTGAAGATTCCGCTTTTGATGATTCGTTTTACCTGCGATTTGGGCCGGGAACGTATGAAGTGACCCTCAGTGTACCTGAAATCAAGGAAGAGAACAGTGATTACTTCAGGTTTTTCGGCTTTGCGAAGTTCGAAGTGGAATCCACAGGTGAAGACAAGCGGGACCTTCTGCCTTCAAGAGGGGTTCAGTCGGATTCCCCTGAAATCAAGAAGCAGGCAGAAACCGTCACTTCAGGAAAAACAAGTAACAGGGACAAGGCAAAAGCCATCTACGATTATGTCGCAAAGAATGTCTCGTATGATGTGAAAAAGTACGAAAATGATGATTTCAACTGGGATGACAGTGCTTTGAAAACACTGGAATCCAAAACCGGCGTGTGTCAGGATTATGCGTATCTGGCGATTGCCATGCTTCGTGCCAGTGATATTGAGGCGAGATTCGTGGAAGGCAGGGCTGGCGGTATTTTCCCGGGAAGGCATGCGTGGGTGGAAGCAAATCTTGATGGGGAATGGGTGACCCTGGATCCGACATGGGGATCCGGTTACTTGAAGGACGGTAAGTTCGTGCCTGCATTCAATGAAGATTATTTCGACCCGGATATGAATGAATTTAAGAAGACGCATACACGGACGGGTGTGTCGTATTAG
- a CDS encoding GNAT family N-acetyltransferase, which yields MSEGIRDIRLAKKEDLENVLELLVNAASWLQTKGTKQWDYYLTDLEGNNEEVIDSIEKESTYIVEHNGIVMATLTLESAPNEWDVDVWGEEAGDDVAYLHRLAVHRDFAGKGIGASLLDWAENAMRTSGKKSIRFDCIADNEGLNRYYQKRYPLKEVIKIHGRHCKYEVPLMKNPV from the coding sequence ATGTCAGAAGGGATTCGTGATATCAGACTGGCGAAAAAGGAAGATCTTGAGAATGTGCTGGAACTATTGGTGAATGCGGCAAGCTGGTTACAAACAAAAGGAACGAAGCAGTGGGATTATTACCTGACCGATCTTGAAGGAAACAACGAAGAAGTCATCGATTCCATTGAAAAAGAATCAACCTATATCGTAGAACATAATGGGATAGTGATGGCCACTCTGACACTCGAATCTGCACCGAATGAGTGGGATGTGGATGTTTGGGGAGAGGAAGCAGGAGATGATGTTGCATACTTACATAGATTGGCGGTTCACCGGGATTTTGCCGGGAAAGGGATTGGGGCAAGCCTTTTGGATTGGGCAGAAAACGCTATGAGAACTTCCGGCAAAAAAAGCATCCGCTTCGATTGCATCGCCGACAATGAGGGTTTGAACCGATATTACCAAAAGCGGTATCCGTTAAAGGAAGTCATCAAAATCCATGGCCGTCACTGTAAATATGAAGTTCCCCTAATGAAAAACCCGGTGTGA
- a CDS encoding carbohydrate-binding protein, with protein MFFQRRYPVYPTAYECYPFGAEVRNDYEDMFLSHTYQQYIPHYDYYPQNHPYQGYAQEPAYPDPFDSRANWREWEDLGAPPRGMKGSPAVASWQANRLDTFVRSENDRMYHKWWDGSRWSDWEDLGAPRRGLKSSPAAVSWGRNRIDTFVRGNRDTLFHKWWDGRSWSEWEDLGGPPRGFKGDPAVSSWSANRLDVFVQGYDNNLWHKWWDGRNWSQWENLGAPRGGLRDSPGAVSWGPNRIDCFVRGNNDRMWHKWWDGSRWSNWENLGSPPRGFEGAPAASSWATNRIDTFVRGDNNNMWHKWWNGSRWSNWEDLGAPRGGVRSSPGVVSWGPNRVDAFARGRNDHMWHKWYA; from the coding sequence ATGTTTTTCCAACGACGCTATCCGGTTTATCCAACAGCGTATGAGTGTTACCCATTTGGGGCAGAAGTAAGAAACGATTATGAAGATATGTTTTTATCACATACTTATCAGCAATACATTCCACACTATGATTACTATCCACAAAATCATCCTTATCAGGGATATGCTCAAGAGCCTGCCTACCCGGATCCATTTGACTCCCGGGCCAACTGGAGGGAATGGGAGGATCTTGGAGCACCGCCACGAGGAATGAAGGGTTCACCTGCCGTTGCATCCTGGCAGGCAAACCGGCTGGATACGTTTGTCAGAAGTGAAAACGATCGAATGTATCATAAGTGGTGGGACGGTTCCCGCTGGAGTGATTGGGAGGACCTCGGAGCTCCAAGACGGGGATTAAAGAGTTCGCCTGCTGCTGTATCATGGGGCAGAAACAGGATTGACACCTTTGTAAGGGGGAATCGGGATACTCTCTTTCATAAATGGTGGGACGGCAGAAGTTGGAGTGAATGGGAAGACCTTGGAGGGCCACCACGGGGCTTCAAGGGAGATCCGGCGGTATCATCATGGTCAGCCAATCGGCTTGATGTGTTCGTCCAGGGATACGACAATAATCTATGGCATAAATGGTGGGACGGCAGAAACTGGAGTCAATGGGAGAATCTTGGCGCTCCAAGAGGCGGCTTGAGGGACTCGCCGGGTGCCGTGTCATGGGGACCGAATCGAATCGATTGCTTTGTACGTGGAAACAATGACCGGATGTGGCATAAGTGGTGGGACGGTTCAAGATGGAGTAATTGGGAAAATCTCGGATCACCGCCTCGTGGATTCGAAGGGGCTCCGGCAGCATCTTCATGGGCAACCAATCGAATCGACACCTTCGTCCGTGGAGACAACAACAATATGTGGCATAAATGGTGGAACGGTTCCCGTTGGAGCAACTGGGAGGATCTTGGTGCACCACGTGGAGGCGTGCGTTCATCACCGGGAGTCGTTTCCTGGGGACCCAACCGGGTGGATGCCTTTGCCAGAGGAAGAAATGACCATATGTGGCATAAGTGGTATGCCTGA
- a CDS encoding DUF2243 domain-containing protein yields MIANYSNTTSTHNLWSGILFGMGIVAFVDEAVFHQLLHWHHFYDKSTTSIGLVSDGFFHAFSWFATIGGLFMFADLRRKKRLWKKRWWGGILLGAGGFQLYDGTVQHKLMGLHQIRYVENLLMYDVVWNASAAAMILVGVIMVVNTRYKKYENTANAN; encoded by the coding sequence ATGATAGCCAACTATTCAAATACAACATCAACTCACAATCTATGGTCCGGTATCTTATTTGGGATGGGGATTGTCGCATTTGTTGATGAGGCAGTTTTTCATCAGTTGCTTCATTGGCATCATTTTTATGACAAGTCCACCACATCGATCGGGCTCGTATCTGATGGTTTTTTTCATGCATTTAGCTGGTTTGCTACTATCGGAGGTTTGTTTATGTTTGCTGACTTACGCCGTAAAAAAAGGCTGTGGAAGAAAAGGTGGTGGGGAGGCATTCTGCTAGGAGCAGGAGGGTTTCAATTGTATGACGGGACAGTGCAGCATAAGCTGATGGGGCTTCATCAGATCCGTTATGTGGAGAATCTCCTTATGTATGATGTGGTCTGGAATGCGAGTGCGGCTGCTATGATTCTTGTCGGGGTCATAATGGTTGTAAATACGAGATATAAAAAATATGAGAATACCGCAAATGCAAACTGA
- a CDS encoding sodium:alanine symporter family protein translates to MLDVLDKINSFLWGTPSLVLLFGTGLFLTFMLKGLQFRKLMYAFKLAFTKEKPSASSDQSEGDISNFKTLMTALSATIGNGNIAGVATALTIGGPGAIFWMWIVGLLGMATKYAEALLAMKYRVKNKNGEYSGGPMYYVEKGLGSKWKWLAVAFALFGAFAALGIGNSVQSNTIADVMSTSFHIDNLVTGIVLAVLTGLIIFGGIQRISTVASFFVPVMAFLYIGGSLLIIVLNYDMIIPAFKMIFFYAFNPVAAAGGFTGIIISEAIRSGVSRGIFSNEAGLGTAALIAGNAKTDHPVKQALVAMTGTFIVTIVVCTMTGLVLLITGFWDPTGGAISGVEHAPSLDGGALTSAAFGHALGVVGEYIVSFSVIFFGFSTIVGWYMYGEKCFEYLTNYRFANSYRLIYIFATGLGAVANLNLVWAFADMSNALMMIPNLIALLLLYKVIVSETNHYFNEYMPMMEAHPKRKAS, encoded by the coding sequence ATGTTAGATGTGCTAGACAAGATTAATTCATTCTTATGGGGGACACCAAGTTTAGTACTATTATTCGGTACGGGTCTATTCTTAACATTTATGCTGAAAGGACTTCAGTTCCGTAAACTGATGTATGCTTTTAAACTTGCTTTCACGAAAGAGAAGCCTTCCGCATCCTCTGATCAATCAGAGGGGGATATCAGTAACTTCAAAACGCTGATGACGGCTTTATCTGCAACGATCGGAAACGGGAACATAGCCGGTGTGGCAACCGCCCTCACCATCGGGGGACCCGGGGCGATCTTCTGGATGTGGATCGTCGGCCTCCTCGGGATGGCGACGAAATACGCCGAAGCCCTGCTTGCCATGAAATACCGTGTAAAAAATAAAAACGGGGAATACTCCGGTGGTCCTATGTATTATGTAGAAAAGGGACTCGGAAGCAAGTGGAAGTGGCTTGCCGTCGCATTCGCGTTATTCGGCGCATTCGCCGCTCTCGGCATCGGGAACAGCGTGCAATCGAATACGATTGCAGACGTCATGAGTACAAGCTTCCACATTGACAATCTCGTAACAGGAATCGTTCTCGCTGTCCTGACAGGATTGATCATCTTCGGGGGGATTCAGCGGATCAGCACCGTCGCTTCCTTCTTTGTCCCGGTCATGGCGTTCCTGTACATCGGTGGTTCACTTCTGATCATCGTCTTGAATTACGATATGATTATTCCAGCATTTAAAATGATTTTCTTCTACGCATTCAATCCTGTCGCAGCTGCAGGTGGATTTACAGGGATCATTATTTCAGAAGCGATTCGCAGCGGGGTATCAAGGGGAATCTTCTCAAACGAAGCGGGCCTTGGTACGGCAGCGCTGATTGCCGGTAATGCGAAAACCGATCACCCGGTCAAGCAGGCCCTTGTCGCCATGACAGGAACATTCATCGTCACGATCGTCGTGTGTACGATGACCGGTCTCGTTCTTTTGATCACTGGCTTCTGGGATCCGACAGGCGGAGCGATATCAGGCGTCGAGCACGCCCCTAGTCTTGACGGTGGAGCATTGACGAGCGCCGCGTTTGGACATGCTCTGGGTGTGGTTGGAGAATACATCGTATCATTCTCCGTCATCTTCTTCGGATTCTCCACGATCGTCGGATGGTATATGTACGGAGAGAAATGCTTCGAGTATTTAACAAACTATCGATTTGCCAACTCCTACAGGCTCATTTACATTTTTGCCACCGGTCTTGGGGCAGTAGCGAACCTAAACCTGGTTTGGGCCTTTGCCGACATGTCCAATGCCTTGATGATGATTCCGAACCTGATTGCCTTACTATTACTCTATAAAGTCATCGTTTCGGAGACAAATCATTATTTCAACGAATACATGCCGATGATGGAGGCTCATCCTAAAAGAAAAGCCAGTTAA
- a CDS encoding GntR family transcriptional regulator — MFIQIEPQSDTPIYAQVTNGIMEGIVRSELLPGDILPSVRSLAGDLGVNMHTVNKSYHELESKGVIRIVPKSGAVICSPSEGTIPPQRLNRISEALRPILVESLVAGMSEAEIAELVASIISNVKGD; from the coding sequence TTGTTTATCCAAATTGAACCTCAGTCGGATACTCCGATTTATGCTCAGGTAACAAACGGGATCATGGAAGGGATTGTAAGAAGCGAATTACTTCCAGGGGATATCCTTCCTTCTGTAAGGAGTCTTGCGGGTGACCTTGGTGTGAACATGCATACCGTGAATAAAAGCTATCATGAATTGGAAAGCAAAGGAGTGATCCGGATTGTTCCGAAGTCGGGTGCCGTCATTTGTTCACCTTCCGAGGGAACGATTCCACCGCAAAGGTTGAATCGGATTTCAGAAGCATTACGGCCGATTTTAGTCGAATCACTGGTCGCCGGCATGAGCGAAGCAGAGATTGCCGAATTAGTCGCATCCATCATTTCAAACGTTAAGGGGGATTAA
- a CDS encoding GNAT family N-acetyltransferase produces the protein MNKELEIKELTTIDQHIDELSHLLRTVVDDGASIGFLSPMDRSTAVEFWGHALSPHVILYIAWVDYAIAGTVQLHLCTKQNGTHRAEIAKMMVHPAFRQKGIAKKLMQTAEKRAKEEGRTLLILDTVEGAPSNHLYTSLGFVKGGRIPDYATSPYGELEATIIYYKHI, from the coding sequence ATGAATAAAGAACTGGAAATTAAAGAACTGACAACCATAGATCAGCATATAGACGAGCTTTCTCACTTATTAAGGACCGTCGTGGACGACGGGGCGTCCATAGGTTTTTTATCTCCAATGGACCGTTCTACTGCAGTGGAGTTCTGGGGTCATGCACTGAGTCCCCATGTGATCCTTTATATAGCCTGGGTCGATTATGCCATTGCAGGAACTGTGCAGCTTCATCTTTGCACCAAACAAAACGGTACCCACAGAGCCGAAATCGCCAAGATGATGGTCCACCCCGCGTTCCGCCAAAAAGGCATCGCTAAAAAACTCATGCAAACCGCAGAGAAAAGAGCGAAAGAAGAGGGACGGACCTTGCTCATTCTCGATACAGTAGAAGGAGCTCCTTCTAATCATTTGTACACTTCCCTAGGGTTCGTAAAGGGAGGACGTATACCAGATTACGCCACCTCGCCTTACGGTGAACTAGAGGCGACCATCATTTATTATAAGCACATTTAG
- a CDS encoding cytochrome c oxidase assembly protein has protein sequence MQTDHSILNVSHGVGSNSHILLAVPFIVVLVLYLLAVAVSNRKHKQWPVSRTILWIIGVGCALVAVSGPVAQRAHMEFSFHMLGHLLLGMLAPLLMVLAAPVTLTLRTLPVTLARRLSNILKSRIMGMVSDPVVTAILNIGGLWVLYTTNLYEAMHHDILLYLFIHIHVFLAGYLFAISMIYIDPAPHRTGYIYRGIVLILALSGHGILSKYIYAHPPIGIPREQAQSGGMLMYYGGDMIDLILIVIFCYQWYKAVRPGMNISKSKDKENFREPKSFKG, from the coding sequence ATGCAAACTGATCATTCTATCTTAAACGTATCTCATGGCGTGGGCTCGAATTCTCATATTCTTCTAGCCGTGCCTTTTATCGTTGTATTAGTACTGTACCTCCTTGCTGTGGCAGTTTCCAATCGTAAGCATAAACAATGGCCGGTTTCCCGTACAATCTTATGGATCATCGGTGTCGGATGTGCTTTGGTTGCTGTATCAGGACCGGTGGCTCAGCGGGCACATATGGAGTTTTCTTTTCATATGCTTGGTCATCTGCTTTTAGGAATGCTGGCCCCTCTTCTCATGGTACTCGCTGCGCCGGTAACACTTACACTGCGGACGTTGCCTGTCACCCTTGCCAGGAGGCTATCCAACATACTTAAAAGCCGCATTATGGGAATGGTAAGTGACCCCGTTGTCACTGCCATCCTCAATATTGGAGGTCTTTGGGTTCTTTATACCACCAATTTGTACGAGGCAATGCATCATGATATACTCCTATATTTATTCATCCACATCCACGTCTTCCTGGCTGGATATCTCTTTGCGATCTCCATGATTTATATTGATCCGGCCCCGCATAGAACAGGATATATTTATAGAGGTATTGTATTGATCCTTGCCTTGAGCGGTCATGGCATTTTGTCTAAATACATTTATGCTCACCCTCCGATTGGAATACCCCGTGAGCAGGCACAGAGTGGAGGGATGCTTATGTATTATGGCGGTGATATGATTGATTTGATTCTGATCGTAATCTTTTGTTATCAGTGGTATAAGGCTGTCCGGCCGGGAATGAATATAAGTAAGAGCAAAGACAAAGAAAATTTCAGGGAGCCAAAGTCGTTTAAAGGCTAA
- a CDS encoding DUF5808 domain-containing protein produces the protein MEMTLIFVTVGFLAALQMAIPFIVKRTVVFGITIPVDEVKNAQLRHYKKLYAILTLFISIIVLAAYFIWASKNTITENQLIFAGLFMPFVILLISMALYFYFHMKVTQMKKQEQWFKDRKQVRVSELNLRTKDEMLPWIVYVIPMVITVGLVVFTLINFASLPDQIPTHWGPDGQPDAFTGKTYLSALTLPLVLLVMNAMFLGINELSRNSGIKLSAGNVKSSRLRQLRLRKYTSCLLFFVSILVSMLFTFLQFTTLYENSVSDLLIITMPLAFSSLVLIGTVILAIKVGKKDSDLDVEIIDESSGDVINADDDQYWKGGLFYFNPEDPSIFVEKRFGVGWTLNFARPLGYIVLIGPLLVILIVTLL, from the coding sequence ATGGAAATGACACTTATTTTCGTCACGGTAGGATTTCTGGCAGCACTTCAAATGGCGATTCCTTTCATTGTGAAACGAACGGTTGTGTTTGGTATAACTATTCCTGTTGATGAGGTAAAGAATGCACAACTTCGTCATTATAAAAAACTTTATGCCATCCTTACACTGTTCATCTCGATCATCGTGTTGGCCGCCTATTTTATCTGGGCTTCAAAGAACACCATCACCGAAAATCAACTCATATTTGCTGGATTGTTTATGCCCTTTGTCATCTTATTAATATCAATGGCCCTTTATTTTTATTTTCATATGAAAGTGACGCAAATGAAAAAGCAAGAGCAGTGGTTCAAGGATCGTAAACAGGTACGCGTTTCCGAGTTGAACCTCAGAACGAAGGATGAAATGCTCCCATGGATCGTGTATGTCATCCCCATGGTCATTACAGTCGGGTTGGTGGTGTTTACTTTAATAAATTTCGCAAGCCTACCTGACCAGATCCCTACCCACTGGGGACCGGATGGTCAGCCCGATGCTTTCACCGGTAAAACGTATCTTTCCGCTCTGACACTCCCTCTCGTGCTGCTGGTGATGAATGCCATGTTCCTCGGGATCAATGAACTCTCAAGAAATTCCGGCATCAAGCTGAGCGCAGGGAATGTCAAGTCATCCCGCCTCCGTCAGCTGCGCCTTCGAAAGTATACGAGCTGCCTCTTGTTCTTCGTCTCCATCCTGGTGTCAATGCTGTTTACGTTCTTGCAGTTCACCACTCTGTACGAAAACAGCGTCAGTGACCTCCTGATCATCACGATGCCGCTCGCCTTCTCTTCACTTGTCCTGATTGGGACTGTCATACTCGCCATTAAAGTGGGGAAAAAGGATTCAGACCTGGATGTTGAAATCATCGATGAAAGCTCCGGTGATGTAATTAATGCTGACGACGATCAATACTGGAAAGGCGGCCTCTTCTACTTCAATCCCGAAGACCCCTCCATCTTCGTCGAAAAGCGCTTCGGAGTAGGCTGGACCCTAAACTTCGCCAGACCACTGGGATACATCGTCCTCATCGGACCACTCCTCGTCATACTGATCGTGACACTCCTGTGA